In one uncultured Fibrobacter sp. genomic region, the following are encoded:
- the mnmG gene encoding tRNA uridine-5-carboxymethylaminomethyl(34) synthesis enzyme MnmG produces the protein GGGHAGIEATHAAWKLGVKTAMLTMDINAIGRMSCNPAVGGVAKGQIVRDIDALGGLMGLLTDKAGIQFRMLNMSKGPAVWGPRAQCDMKYYSEVAREVITNLPGLTVIQGELASFERMVDGRLELSLLNGERYVTRSLVITSGTFLASKMFTGLETSIGGRVGEPSADKLSECLAREGIALRRLKTGTPSRLDPDSIDFDECDVQRGDDAPWPMSDRHLAETVPGRDANYFWGDPANKFIRNDCVCWITRTNLKTHDILRSGFKDSPMFSGRIHGKGPRYCPSIEDKINRFGDRDGHQLFLEPEQADIGRVYINGFSSSLPADIQLAAIHTIPGLTRARVLQIGYAVEYDSVDATQLFPTFECKKVPGLYFAGQVCGTSGYEEAAGQGLLAGINAALKVKGEEPLILGRSDSYLGVMADDLVNILLDEPYRMFTSRAEYRLFLRSDNAETRLKDRAHKIGMISDSDYSDWMRRQELMATARTRMTEESATPDQANPILEAGGQALSTERTRWINVLRRPGIDPEQLFRTALPDLNLTRRDQWFMYAEEIYAGFFDRQAREIDDQKKMESVRLPENFDYMQVTAVSIESRQRLNAHKPLTLGQASRIPGVRPADITVLAHWLENRRF, from the coding sequence GGGGGCGGTCATGCGGGTATTGAAGCCACGCATGCGGCCTGGAAACTCGGTGTAAAAACGGCCATGCTCACGATGGATATCAATGCCATCGGTCGTATGAGCTGTAACCCGGCCGTAGGCGGGGTGGCCAAAGGTCAGATTGTCCGCGATATTGATGCGCTCGGTGGCCTGATGGGGCTACTCACCGACAAGGCGGGCATCCAGTTCCGCATGCTCAATATGAGCAAGGGGCCGGCCGTGTGGGGCCCGCGTGCCCAGTGCGACATGAAATACTACAGCGAAGTGGCTCGCGAAGTCATTACGAACTTGCCTGGGCTTACGGTTATTCAGGGCGAACTGGCCTCGTTTGAACGTATGGTGGACGGCCGTCTGGAACTGTCGCTCCTGAATGGAGAACGCTACGTGACGCGCTCGCTGGTGATTACCAGTGGAACTTTCCTTGCCTCCAAGATGTTTACCGGGCTTGAAACGAGCATCGGTGGGCGAGTGGGCGAACCTAGTGCGGATAAACTCTCGGAATGCCTTGCCCGTGAAGGTATTGCGCTTCGTCGCCTGAAAACAGGAACACCGAGTCGCCTGGATCCGGATTCCATTGATTTTGATGAATGCGATGTGCAACGCGGTGACGATGCTCCGTGGCCTATGAGCGACCGCCATTTGGCGGAAACCGTTCCTGGTCGCGATGCGAATTATTTCTGGGGAGACCCGGCAAATAAGTTTATCCGTAATGACTGTGTCTGTTGGATCACACGCACGAATCTGAAAACGCACGACATTCTGCGTAGTGGCTTTAAGGATAGCCCGATGTTTAGCGGACGCATTCATGGCAAGGGACCGCGCTACTGCCCGAGTATCGAAGATAAGATTAACCGCTTTGGCGACCGCGACGGCCACCAGTTGTTCCTTGAACCGGAACAGGCGGATATCGGTCGCGTGTACATTAACGGCTTTAGTTCGAGCTTGCCGGCTGACATTCAGCTTGCGGCCATTCACACGATTCCGGGGCTTACCCGTGCCCGCGTTTTGCAGATTGGCTATGCGGTGGAGTACGATTCTGTCGACGCCACGCAGTTGTTTCCGACTTTTGAATGCAAGAAGGTTCCTGGACTCTATTTTGCAGGCCAGGTCTGCGGTACGAGCGGTTACGAAGAAGCCGCCGGTCAGGGCCTTTTGGCAGGAATCAACGCGGCCCTCAAGGTCAAGGGCGAAGAACCTTTGATTCTTGGACGTTCGGATAGCTATCTGGGCGTGATGGCCGATGACTTGGTGAATATTCTGCTCGACGAACCTTACCGCATGTTCACGAGCCGCGCCGAGTATAGGCTGTTCCTCCGTAGCGACAACGCAGAGACTCGCCTCAAGGATCGCGCCCATAAGATTGGTATGATTTCGGACAGCGACTACTCCGATTGGATGCGCCGTCAGGAATTGATGGCGACTGCCCGCACCCGCATGACCGAAGAATCGGCAACGCCCGACCAGGCTAACCCGATTCTCGAAGCCGGTGGCCAGGCTCTTTCGACTGAGCGTACCCGCTGGATCAATGTGCTGCGCCGTCCGGGAATCGACCCTGAGCAATTGTTCCGGACCGCGCTGCCCGACTTGAATCTGACTCGCCGCGACCAGTGGTTCATGTATGCCGAAGAAATCTATGCAGGATTCTTCGACCGTCAGGCCCGCGAAATCGACGACCAGAAGAAGATGGAATCCGTGCGCCTGCCGGAAAACTTCGACTACATGCAGGTGACTGCCGTGAGTATCGAAAGCCGCCAACGTCTAAATGCCCACAAACCGCTGACGCTCGGTCAGGCGAGCCGTATTCCCGGCGTACGCCCCGCCGACATTACCGTGCTTGCTCATTGGCTTGAAAATAGGCGTTTTTAG
- a CDS encoding penicillin-binding protein activator LpoB, with protein sequence MRKLLTILALGCSLCMVACSSGGKSVTRIDEKSTTDLSGKWNDTDSRLVADEMITSCLSSARIEKMIGEMGKTPTVVIGKVRNKSHEHISVETFVKDMERALLNSGAVDFVANSSERAELREEVMDQRGNATEETAKALGMESGADWMLTGTINTIVDQEGGQSVIFYQVDLELTDLQSHKKLWMGDKKIKKFISKDSVKL encoded by the coding sequence ATGCGTAAATTGCTCACTATCCTCGCTCTCGGTTGCTCGCTCTGCATGGTTGCTTGCAGTAGCGGTGGTAAGTCTGTAACCCGTATCGACGAAAAGTCTACGACGGACCTTTCGGGTAAGTGGAACGACACGGACTCTCGTCTGGTGGCCGATGAAATGATCACGAGCTGCTTGTCTAGCGCCCGTATCGAAAAGATGATTGGCGAAATGGGCAAGACTCCGACAGTCGTGATCGGCAAGGTGCGCAATAAGAGCCACGAACATATTAGCGTTGAAACCTTTGTCAAGGATATGGAACGCGCCCTGTTGAATTCGGGGGCTGTAGACTTTGTTGCTAACTCTTCTGAACGCGCCGAACTGCGCGAAGAAGTGATGGATCAGCGTGGCAATGCTACCGAAGAAACTGCCAAGGCCCTGGGTATGGAATCGGGCGCCGACTGGATGCTGACCGGTACCATCAACACCATCGTGGACCAGGAAGGCGGCCAGTCCGTTATCTTCTATCAGGTGGACCTCGAACTCACCGACCTGCAGAGCCACAAGAAGCTCTGGATGGGCGACAAGAAGATCAAGAAGTTCATCTCTAAGGATTCCGTGAAGCTCTAA
- the nirJ1 gene encoding putative heme d1 biosynthesis radical SAM protein NirJ1, translated as MISITKLLMDTPNYGDQLRYEPKAHECKNGVAPGRGPVVVWNCTKTCNLSCVHCYARSEAIKYQNELTHEEGIALIDQLADFKVPVILFSGGEPLLRPDFFELANYAASKGIRPTISTNGTCITLDVAQKLKDMGVGYVGISLDGCEATHDKFRGKEGAYRLALRGIRNCVATGQKVGLRFTITRYNVQDLNAIFDLLEAENIDRVCFYHLVYSGRGSAMVANDLNHEESRKAMDLIIDRTLDFKKRGIDKEILTVDNHADAVYLYRRMQREDPARAEKVLELIQRNGGNRSGMAFGNIDSIGNVHPDQFTQYITLGNVRERSFGEIWSDESNPIMAGLKNRKPILKGRCPKCAYLNLCNGNFRTRAEAVTGDFWEQDPACYLTDEEVGL; from the coding sequence ATGATCAGTATTACCAAGCTTTTGATGGACACGCCGAATTACGGCGATCAGCTGCGTTACGAACCTAAGGCCCATGAATGCAAGAACGGTGTTGCGCCGGGTCGTGGCCCTGTGGTGGTGTGGAACTGCACCAAGACTTGTAATCTTAGCTGTGTGCACTGCTACGCCCGTTCCGAGGCAATCAAGTACCAAAACGAACTGACGCATGAAGAAGGTATTGCGCTGATCGACCAGCTTGCCGATTTCAAGGTTCCGGTGATTCTGTTCAGCGGTGGAGAACCGTTGCTTCGTCCGGATTTCTTTGAACTCGCAAACTATGCCGCAAGCAAGGGCATTCGTCCGACCATCAGTACGAACGGAACCTGCATAACGCTCGATGTCGCCCAGAAACTCAAGGACATGGGGGTGGGTTACGTGGGCATTAGCCTGGACGGCTGCGAGGCGACACATGACAAGTTCCGCGGCAAGGAAGGCGCCTATAGGCTTGCACTTCGTGGTATCCGCAATTGTGTGGCTACAGGCCAGAAGGTGGGGCTCCGCTTTACAATTACGCGCTACAACGTGCAGGACCTGAATGCGATATTTGACTTGCTTGAAGCCGAAAACATCGACCGCGTGTGCTTCTACCACCTGGTTTACAGTGGCCGTGGCTCGGCCATGGTTGCAAACGACCTGAATCATGAAGAAAGTCGCAAGGCAATGGACTTGATTATCGACCGTACGCTCGATTTTAAGAAGCGCGGAATCGACAAGGAAATTTTGACGGTGGATAACCACGCCGATGCCGTCTATCTGTACCGCCGTATGCAACGTGAAGACCCGGCCCGTGCGGAAAAGGTGCTGGAACTTATCCAGCGTAATGGCGGTAACCGCAGCGGTATGGCCTTTGGCAACATCGACAGCATCGGTAACGTTCACCCTGACCAGTTCACGCAGTACATTACGCTCGGGAATGTTCGCGAACGTAGCTTCGGTGAAATCTGGAGCGACGAAAGCAATCCGATTATGGCGGGCCTCAAGAATAGGAAACCCATCCTGAAGGGGCGTTGTCCCAAGTGCGCCTACCTGAACCTGTGCAACGGCAATTTCCGTACTCGCGCCGAAGCGGTGACCGGAGATTTCTGGGAACAGGATCCGGCCTGCTACCTGACCGACGAAGAAGTCGGCTTGTAG
- a CDS encoding Lrp/AsnC family transcriptional regulator: protein MPILLRSLSLPEGPQGSLSKDLKKNMTELEYHLLAIIQDAFPLEERPYQVLAEQLGSDEQIVFAAVENLRQSGVIRRIGGVYDSKALGFISRLCAGKVPTVLTGAADDSALEVFAATVNEIPAITHNYVRSHEYNVWFTVIAQSEDEIQKLVEDVCSKTKLNDVHILSATKKFKINTVMGAGLGERRGLACSPTKTEDEKGVILSGAQSAKSKDLEKKSLTDCDRIRIHIACADIPHTLTPFKDWGVSCDELREDLSLKRMRRFGAILRHQEAGFAYNAMVCFKLDGMDHQPCKVPACTVVRQAHQPCKVPACTEPGRSDPAEGPQQGGAILAQKPYISHSYNRPAFEGFPYTLYAMMHAQSAEELDRNIKEAAESIGNPDYVVLHSVRELKKTSFRFFA, encoded by the coding sequence TTGCCGATTTTATTAAGGTCCCTGAGCCTGCCCGAAGGGCCGCAAGGTTCGTTGTCGAAGGATTTAAAGAAGAACATGACAGAACTTGAATATCATCTTCTCGCCATTATCCAAGACGCCTTCCCATTAGAAGAACGTCCGTATCAGGTGTTGGCCGAGCAGCTTGGCTCCGACGAACAGATTGTTTTTGCCGCTGTCGAAAATTTGCGGCAGTCTGGCGTTATCCGTCGCATTGGGGGAGTGTACGATTCCAAGGCGCTAGGCTTTATTTCTCGCCTTTGTGCGGGCAAGGTGCCGACGGTTCTGACCGGTGCTGCCGACGATTCTGCCTTAGAGGTGTTCGCTGCCACCGTTAATGAGATTCCTGCGATTACGCACAATTATGTGCGCAGTCATGAGTACAACGTTTGGTTCACGGTTATTGCCCAATCCGAAGATGAAATTCAGAAGCTTGTCGAAGACGTTTGCTCTAAAACGAAATTGAACGACGTTCATATACTCTCTGCAACCAAGAAGTTCAAGATCAACACGGTGATGGGTGCTGGTTTAGGCGAGAGACGTGGTTTGGCTTGCTCACCAACCAAGACTGAAGACGAAAAAGGTGTCATCCTGAGTGGAGCGCAAAGCGCGAAATCGAAGGATCTCGAGAAGAAGTCATTAACTGACTGCGACCGCATCCGGATCCACATTGCCTGCGCCGACATTCCGCATACTTTAACTCCGTTCAAGGATTGGGGCGTCTCGTGTGATGAACTCCGTGAGGACTTATCTCTGAAACGTATGCGCCGCTTCGGAGCGATTCTTCGCCATCAAGAAGCGGGCTTCGCCTACAACGCTATGGTTTGTTTTAAACTAGACGGGATGGATCATCAACCATGTAAGGTCCCTGCCTGCACTGTGGTTCGACAAGCTCACCAACCGTGTAAGGTCCCTGCCTGCACTGAGCCTGGTCGAAGTGATCCTGCCGAAGGGCCACAACAAGGCGGAGCAATTTTGGCGCAAAAGCCCTATATTTCGCATAGCTACAATCGCCCTGCGTTTGAAGGTTTCCCGTACACGCTTTATGCCATGATGCATGCCCAGTCTGCCGAAGAACTGGACCGCAATATTAAAGAGGCCGCCGAATCGATCGGCAACCCTGATTACGTTGTTTTGCATTCGGTGCGTGAACTCAAGAAAACGAGTTTTCGCTTTTTCGCTTAG